The Aquipuribacter hungaricus genomic sequence GTGCTCGACGAGCGCCGCGCGCAGCCGCTCGGCCTCGGCCCCCTCGCCCGCGCCGAGGATGCGCGCGGCGAGCAGGCCGGCGTTCCGGGCGGCCCCGACGCCGACCGTGGCGACCGGGACGCCGGCGGGCATCTGGACGATCGACAGCAGCGAGTCCGTGCCGTCCAGGTGCGCGAGCGGCACCGGCACCCCGACGACCGGCAGCGGAGTCACCGAGGCGAGCATCCCCGGCAGGTGGGCCGCACCGCCCGCACCGGCGACGACCACGCGCAGCCCCCGCCCGGCCGCCGCGGCGCCCCAGGCGAGCATGTCGTGCGGCATCCGGTGCGCGGAGACCACGTCGACCTCGTGCGGGACGCCGAGCTCGTCGAGCGCCTCCGAGGCCGCCTGCATGACGGGCCAGTCGGAGTCGGAGCCCATGACGACGGCCACGACGGGCCGGGGGGACCTGCTGGTCTCGTTGCTGGTCTCGCTCACTCGGTGATCTCTCCCCTGATGTAGCCGGCGGCGTGCCGGGCGCGCTCGAGCAGGTCGTCCAGGTCGTCGCCGGAGACGGTGACGTGCCCGATCTTGCGGCCGGGCCGGACGGCCTTGCCGTAGAGGTGGACCTTGACCGCGGGGTCGTGGGCCATGACGTGCAGGTAGGAGGAGTACAGGTCGGGGTGCTCCCCGCCCAGCACGTTGACCATGACGGTCCAGCGGTCGCGCGCCCGGACGTCGCCCAGCGGCAGGTCGAGCACCGCGCGCAGGTGCTGCTCGAACTGGCTCGTCACGGAGCCGTCGATGGTCCAGTGCCCGGAGTTGTGCGGCCGCATGGCCAGCTCGTTGACGACGAAGCGCGGCCCGTCCGGCCCGGCCACCTCGAAGCCCTCGACGGCCATCACCCCGGTGACGTCCAGGGCGCCGGCGATCCGGGCGGCCGTGGTGGCCGCGACCCCCGCGAGGTCCTCGTCGAGCCCGGGGGCCGGGGCGACGACCTCCCGGCAGACGCCGTCGACCTGCAGGGTCTGGGCGACGGGCCACAGGGCCACCTGGCCCATGGCGCTGCGGGCGACGAGGACGGCGAGCTCGCGGACGAACGGCACGACCTCCTCCGCGAGCAGCGCCGGGAACGTCCCCCGGTCGAACCACTCCTGGGCGGTGTCCCAGCCGTCGTCGGAGGCGGTGGACAGCACGAGCACGCCCTTGCCGTCGTAGCCGCCGCGGGGGGTCTTGAGGACGGCCCGCCCGCCGTGGGCGTCGGCGAAGGCGCGCAGGGCGTCCAGGTCCGCCACGGCGTCCCAGGCCGGCACCGGCAGGCCCAGCGCGGCGAGCGCCCGGCGCATGACGAGCTTGTCCTGCGCGTGGCGCAGCGCCCCGGGGGCGGGCCGGACGACGGCGCCGGCGTCCTCGAGCGCGGCCAGCACGTCGCCCGGCACGTGCTCGTGGTCGAAGGTGACGACCGCGGCGCCCCGGGCGGCGCGGAGCACGGCCGCCGTGTCGTCGGCCGCGCCGAGCTCGTGCGGGGCGACCAGGGCCGCGCTGTCGTCGTCGCGCTCGGCGAGCACGCGCAGGCGCACCCCCAGGCCCACCGCGGCGGGGGCCATCATGCGGGCGAGCTGCCCGCCCCCCACGACGGTGACGGTGGGGAAGCCGGGTCCGGTCGTGTCGTCGTCCGCAGGCACGGGCGGAGCCTACGCAGGACTCACGTACGGTTGCCGGGTGCGCTCGCTGTACGCCGTGGTCACCGGCGCCCTCGCCCTCGTCGTGCGCGAGGGCCTCAAGTTCGGCGTCGTCGGCGCCGTCGCCTACGTCGTCGACCTCGGCGTCTTCAACCTGCTGCTGCACGTCGGCGCGGACCCGGTCCTCGAGGGCCGTCCGCTGACGGCCAAGGTCGTCTCGGTCGCCGTGGCGACGATGGTCGCCTGGCTGGGCAACCGCTACTGGACCTTCCGGCGCCGCCGCCGCTCCGCCGTGCCGCGGGAGCTCGTCCTGTTCGTCGTGGTCAACGTCGGCGGCCTGCTGCTGGCGCTCGTGCCGCTCGCGGTGTCGCGCTACCTGCTCGGGCTCACCTCGCCGGTGGCCGACAACATCGCCGCGAACGTCGTCGGCCTGGCGATGGGCACCCTGTTCCGGTTCCTCATGTACCGGACCGTGGTCTTCAACCAGGTAGAGCCCGTCGAGGACCCCGTCGGCGGCGGCCAGGTGCGCACGCCCGCCTGAGCGCCCCTCAGGGCAGCGGGTCCGCCCAGCGCGGCTGCCGCTTCTCGACGAACGCGGCGATCCCCTCGGCACGGTCCGGGCCGGCGACGACGCCGCGCCACGCGGCGTCCTCGACCTCGAGCGCGTCCGCCAGCGGCAGCGCCGCACCGGCGCGCATCGCGGCCTTGGCCGCGCGGACCGAGGCGGGCGAGCGGGACGCCGTCTCGCGCGCGAGCGCGGTGGCGACCTCGACCACCGTGCCGGTCGTGGCCAGCCGGTCGAGCAGGCCGATTCGGTAGGCCTCGGCGCCGTCGACGCGGCGGCCCGTGAGGACCAGGTCCGCCGCCCGGCCCGCCCCGAGCCGGCGCTGCGCCAGCTGCGTGCCCCCGCCGCCGGGCACGAGCCCGACGCCGACCTCGGGCAGACCCAGCACGGTGGCGGCGTC encodes the following:
- the purE gene encoding 5-(carboxyamino)imidazole ribonucleotide mutase, yielding MGSDSDWPVMQAASEALDELGVPHEVDVVSAHRMPHDMLAWGAAAAGRGLRVVVAGAGGAAHLPGMLASVTPLPVVGVPVPLAHLDGTDSLLSIVQMPAGVPVATVGVGAARNAGLLAARILGAGEGAEAERLRAALVEH
- a CDS encoding 5-(carboxyamino)imidazole ribonucleotide synthase, which translates into the protein MPADDDTTGPGFPTVTVVGGGQLARMMAPAAVGLGVRLRVLAERDDDSAALVAPHELGAADDTAAVLRAARGAAVVTFDHEHVPGDVLAALEDAGAVVRPAPGALRHAQDKLVMRRALAALGLPVPAWDAVADLDALRAFADAHGGRAVLKTPRGGYDGKGVLVLSTASDDGWDTAQEWFDRGTFPALLAEEVVPFVRELAVLVARSAMGQVALWPVAQTLQVDGVCREVVAPAPGLDEDLAGVAATTAARIAGALDVTGVMAVEGFEVAGPDGPRFVVNELAMRPHNSGHWTIDGSVTSQFEQHLRAVLDLPLGDVRARDRWTVMVNVLGGEHPDLYSSYLHVMAHDPAVKVHLYGKAVRPGRKIGHVTVSGDDLDDLLERARHAAGYIRGEITE
- a CDS encoding GtrA family protein, whose translation is MRSLYAVVTGALALVVREGLKFGVVGAVAYVVDLGVFNLLLHVGADPVLEGRPLTAKVVSVAVATMVAWLGNRYWTFRRRRRSAVPRELVLFVVVNVGGLLLALVPLAVSRYLLGLTSPVADNIAANVVGLAMGTLFRFLMYRTVVFNQVEPVEDPVGGGQVRTPA
- a CDS encoding enoyl-CoA hydratase/isomerase family protein, translating into MATAQQWVRLVDEDPEGHVVSLVLDRPEARNAISVELARQVGAATQQLHGRRTLRAVVLRSTREDAFCVGADLKERRHATEADLLAARATSRACYGGVLGLPVPVVAAVTGYALGGGCELALACDLLVGDAATVLGLPEVGVGLVPGGGGTQLAQRRLGAGRAADLVLTGRRVDGAEAYRIGLLDRLATTGTVVEVATALARETASRSPASVRAAKAAMRAGAALPLADALEVEDAAWRGVVAGPDRAEGIAAFVEKRQPRWADPLP